A single window of Methylacidimicrobium sp. AP8 DNA harbors:
- a CDS encoding GuaB3 family IMP dehydrogenase-related protein, which translates to MGMWIGRNRKARVCYGFDEISLVPGRVTINPDEVDTSFEIPNPSGEPIRLKIPILASAMDGVTDVPFCVEMARLGGLGVINLEGVQTRYEDPKAVIQEIISADQSKVTELLQKIYSAPIQEHLIAKRIEEIKSHGVPAAVSAIPQKAQAFGAIAQEAGVDIFVVQSTVSTAKHISRQYASLDLSAFCRQMKVPVIIGNAVTYDVVLDLMECGVSGVLVGVGPGAACTSRGVLGIGVPQVTATVDCAAARDAFYKKTGRYVPIITDGGMRRGGDLCKAIACGADAVMIGSAFARSEESPGRGSHWGMATPHANLPRGTRIQMGISGPLRQILYGPATVDDGSQNLVGALMTAMGNVGAATIAEFQETEVIIAPSIQSEGKLFQMVQSVGMGSR; encoded by the coding sequence ATGGGAATGTGGATTGGCAGGAACCGAAAGGCACGGGTGTGCTACGGCTTTGACGAGATTTCGCTCGTCCCGGGAAGAGTCACGATCAATCCCGATGAGGTGGATACGAGCTTCGAGATCCCCAACCCCTCGGGCGAACCCATCCGGCTCAAGATCCCCATCCTGGCCAGCGCCATGGACGGGGTTACCGATGTGCCGTTTTGCGTGGAGATGGCCCGCCTGGGCGGCTTGGGAGTCATCAATCTCGAAGGGGTGCAGACGCGCTACGAGGATCCGAAGGCGGTCATCCAAGAGATCATTTCGGCGGATCAGAGCAAGGTCACCGAGCTGCTCCAGAAGATCTACTCGGCTCCGATCCAGGAACACCTGATCGCCAAGCGGATCGAGGAAATCAAATCCCACGGGGTTCCGGCCGCGGTGTCGGCCATTCCGCAGAAAGCGCAAGCCTTCGGAGCGATTGCGCAGGAGGCGGGAGTCGACATCTTCGTCGTCCAGTCGACGGTCAGCACCGCCAAGCATATTTCCCGGCAATACGCTTCCCTCGATCTGAGCGCTTTCTGCCGCCAGATGAAGGTTCCAGTCATCATCGGAAATGCGGTCACCTACGACGTGGTCCTCGACCTGATGGAATGCGGTGTCAGCGGCGTTTTGGTCGGTGTGGGTCCGGGTGCGGCCTGCACGTCACGCGGGGTGCTCGGGATCGGGGTGCCGCAGGTCACGGCCACCGTCGACTGTGCGGCGGCACGGGATGCTTTCTATAAAAAGACCGGGCGCTACGTTCCGATCATTACCGACGGCGGCATGCGGCGTGGGGGGGATCTCTGCAAGGCGATCGCCTGCGGTGCGGATGCCGTTATGATCGGTTCGGCCTTCGCCCGGTCGGAAGAGTCCCCCGGCCGGGGAAGCCACTGGGGGATGGCGACACCCCATGCGAATCTTCCTCGCGGAACCCGGATTCAAATGGGGATCAGCGGTCCGTTGCGGCAGATCCTCTACGGGCCCGCGACGGTCGACGACGGCTCGCAAAATCTAGTGGGCGCCCTGATGACGGCCATGGGCAACGTCGGTGCGGCCACGATTGCGGAATTCCAAGAGACCGAGGTGATCATCGCGCCGAGCATCCAGTCGGAAGGGAAGCTCTTTCAGATGGTGCAGTCGGTCGGCATGGGCAGCCGCTGA